One Clostridium estertheticum DNA segment encodes these proteins:
- a CDS encoding electron transfer flavoprotein subunit alpha/FixB family protein produces MNIEDYKGVWVFAEQRDGELQKVSLEILGKGREIANKLGEELTAVVLGDKTDAMVRELVAYGADKVIVAESPLLGHFSTDAYAKVICELASERKPEIIFIGASYLGRDLGPRVSARLATGLTADCTSLDIDTETKNLLMTRPAFGGNLMATIVCGDHRPQMATIRPGVFEKLAKDKNRTCIIEKVTVNLTEADIRTKTLEVVKLAKDIADIGEANIIVSGGRGVGSKENFALLETLASSLGGVVGGSRAAVENGWVDKSLQVGQTGKTVRPTVYIACGISGAIQHLAGMQESDFIIAINKDATAPIMKVADIAIAGDYTKVLPEMVAQINALNEDK; encoded by the coding sequence ATGAATATAGAAGATTATAAAGGAGTCTGGGTCTTTGCTGAGCAAAGAGACGGAGAACTTCAAAAGGTATCACTTGAAATTTTAGGTAAGGGACGTGAAATAGCTAATAAATTAGGCGAAGAGTTAACAGCTGTAGTGCTTGGAGACAAAACAGATGCTATGGTTCGCGAACTCGTAGCTTATGGCGCTGATAAAGTAATAGTAGCTGAGAGTCCATTACTCGGCCACTTTTCAACTGATGCCTATGCAAAAGTTATTTGTGAACTAGCCAGCGAGCGAAAACCAGAAATAATTTTTATCGGAGCAAGTTATTTAGGAAGAGATTTAGGACCAAGAGTATCAGCAAGACTTGCAACAGGACTTACAGCTGATTGTACTTCTTTAGATATAGATACAGAAACTAAAAATCTACTTATGACAAGACCAGCATTTGGAGGAAACCTAATGGCTACTATAGTTTGTGGAGATCATAGGCCACAAATGGCTACTATTAGACCAGGAGTTTTTGAAAAATTAGCTAAAGATAAAAATAGAACCTGCATTATTGAAAAGGTTACTGTAAACCTAACAGAAGCTGATATCAGAACTAAAACTTTAGAAGTTGTAAAACTTGCTAAAGATATAGCAGATATCGGAGAAGCTAACATCATCGTATCTGGTGGTCGTGGAGTTGGATCTAAAGAAAACTTCGCACTACTCGAAACTCTAGCATCTAGCCTTGGCGGAGTTGTTGGAGGATCTAGAGCAGCAGTTGAAAATGGTTGGGTAGATAAATCACTTCAAGTTGGACAAACAGGGAAAACAGTTAGACCAACTGTATATATAGCTTGTGGTATATCAGGGGCAATTCAGCATTTAGCTGGTATGCAAGAATCTGATTTTATAATAGCTATAAACAAAGATGCAACAGCACCTATCATGAAAGTTGCAGATATTGCAATAGCTGGGGATTACACAAAGGTACTTCCAGAAATGGTAGCTCAAATCAATGCATTAAACGAAGATAAATAA
- a CDS encoding iron-containing alcohol dehydrogenase — protein MNRFTLPRDIYFGENSLEVLKTIKGKKAVIVTGGSSMKKFGFLDKVEAYLKEAGIEVKHITGVEPDPSVETVMNGAAVMREFQPDLIVSIGGGSPIDAAKAMWIFYEYPEFTFEQAVIPFGLPELRQKAKFIAIPSTSGTATEVTAFSVITDYKAKIKYPLADFNLTPDIAIVDPALAQTMPPMLVAHTGMDALTHAIEAYVAGLHSSFSDPLAMQAITMIKENLLKSFEGNDEARNEMHIAQCLAGMAFSNALLGIAHSMAHKTGAVLHIPHGLANAIFLPYVIDFNKKACGDRYATIARNLNLSGKSQDELIDSLTNMIRDLNKVMNIPCSLAEYGITKEEFEANVDFMAENAIKDACTGSNPRSINVDEMKKVFTCTFTGEKVNF, from the coding sequence ATGAACAGATTTACGCTACCAAGAGACATTTATTTTGGAGAAAATTCATTAGAAGTTTTGAAAACTATAAAGGGTAAAAAAGCAGTAATAGTTACTGGTGGAAGCTCTATGAAAAAATTCGGATTCTTAGATAAGGTTGAAGCTTATTTAAAAGAAGCAGGAATTGAAGTTAAGCATATTACTGGAGTAGAACCAGATCCATCAGTAGAAACGGTAATGAATGGTGCAGCAGTAATGAGAGAATTTCAGCCAGACTTAATAGTATCAATCGGTGGGGGTTCACCAATAGATGCAGCAAAGGCTATGTGGATTTTCTATGAATATCCAGAATTTACTTTTGAACAAGCGGTTATACCCTTTGGTCTTCCAGAGCTAAGACAAAAAGCTAAATTTATAGCTATACCATCAACTAGTGGAACAGCAACTGAGGTTACAGCATTTTCAGTAATTACTGACTATAAAGCAAAAATAAAATATCCACTAGCAGATTTCAACTTAACACCAGATATAGCAATAGTTGATCCTGCACTTGCTCAAACAATGCCACCTATGTTAGTAGCACATACAGGCATGGATGCATTAACTCATGCAATTGAAGCTTATGTAGCAGGACTTCATTCAAGTTTTTCAGACCCACTTGCAATGCAAGCTATAACTATGATTAAAGAAAATTTATTAAAGTCCTTTGAAGGAAATGATGAAGCAAGAAATGAAATGCATATTGCGCAATGCTTAGCTGGAATGGCATTTTCAAATGCACTACTAGGAATTGCTCATAGTATGGCACATAAAACAGGAGCTGTATTACATATTCCTCATGGCCTCGCAAACGCAATATTCCTCCCATATGTTATAGATTTTAATAAAAAAGCTTGTGGAGATAGATATGCTACAATAGCAAGAAACTTAAATTTAAGTGGAAAATCGCAAGATGAATTAATAGATTCATTAACTAATATGATAAGAGATTTAAATAAAGTTATGAATATCCCCTGTTCTTTAGCTGAATATGGAATAACTAAAGAAGAATTTGAAGCAAATGTAGATTTTATGGCTGAAAATGCTATAAAAGATGCATGCACAGGATCTAACCCAAGATCAATAAATGTTGATGAAATGAAAAAAGTGTTTACATGCACATTTACAGGAGAAAAAGTTAATTTTTAA
- a CDS encoding DNA-3-methyladenine glycosylase family protein yields the protein MDYKNIESFDKGIIIKDVENFELDHIFECGQCFRWNKQASGNYIGVAYGKVIEVEKKDTQVKIYNINEEEFNALWCDYFDLKRDYTVIKDEFQKDPLLKKSVDFGYGIRLLQQEPFELTMSFIISSNNRIPMIKRAIDNLSKRWGKEIEYKGETYYTFPNASDLEAASLEDIKSCGLGFRSKYVKDTVHRVYTGEVNLEVIKSEEDDKCHEELQKLMGIGPKVSDCIMLFSMQKYSAFPVDVWVKRAMQFFYLAPDVSLPKIRIFARDKFENTAGFAQQYLFYYARENNIKIE from the coding sequence ATGGATTATAAAAATATTGAATCATTTGATAAAGGCATCATTATAAAAGATGTAGAGAATTTTGAATTAGACCATATTTTCGAATGCGGCCAATGTTTTAGATGGAACAAACAAGCGAGTGGTAACTACATAGGAGTGGCATACGGTAAGGTAATAGAAGTAGAAAAGAAGGATACTCAGGTAAAAATATATAATATAAATGAGGAAGAATTTAATGCGCTTTGGTGTGATTATTTTGACCTTAAAAGAGATTATACAGTTATCAAGGATGAATTTCAGAAGGACCCTCTTCTTAAAAAATCTGTTGATTTTGGATATGGGATTAGACTACTTCAGCAAGAGCCTTTTGAGCTAACCATGTCATTTATAATTTCTTCGAATAATAGAATCCCCATGATAAAAAGAGCCATAGACAATTTGAGCAAAAGATGGGGCAAAGAAATAGAATATAAAGGTGAAACCTACTATACCTTTCCAAATGCTTCTGATTTAGAAGCTGCGTCATTAGAAGATATAAAGAGTTGTGGGCTAGGGTTCAGGTCTAAGTATGTAAAAGATACGGTGCATAGGGTTTATACTGGTGAAGTAAATTTGGAAGTTATTAAATCCGAGGAAGATGATAAATGCCACGAAGAATTGCAAAAGCTTATGGGTATTGGCCCAAAGGTTTCGGATTGTATTATGTTATTTTCTATGCAAAAATATTCTGCTTTTCCAGTGGATGTCTGGGTTAAGAGGGCAATGCAATTTTTTTATTTAGCACCAGATGTATCTCTACCCAAAATAAGAATTTTTGCTAGGGATAAATTTGAAAACACGGCAGGGTTTGCACAACAGTATTTATTTTATTATGCAAGGGAGAATAATATTAAAATCGAATAA
- a CDS encoding C-GCAxxG-C-C family (seleno)protein, with amino-acid sequence MLMDKINKYYTKEYDLSCSEVMIYAASDEYNMNLKSETFKAMSSFGGGMGVESVCGAITGSLSVIGILFTKEKAHEGDRVKKLCQEFFQKFEAKLGTDNCARLKEEYKKQDIGCRVMIETAAQILDEIVIRELKINN; translated from the coding sequence ATGTTAATGGATAAAATAAACAAATATTATACTAAAGAGTATGATTTGAGTTGCTCTGAAGTAATGATTTATGCTGCTAGTGATGAATATAATATGAATTTAAAAAGTGAAACATTTAAAGCTATGTCGTCCTTTGGTGGTGGAATGGGTGTTGAGAGCGTATGTGGAGCTATAACAGGCTCCCTTTCAGTTATAGGTATACTATTCACTAAAGAAAAAGCACATGAAGGAGATAGGGTTAAAAAGCTCTGTCAGGAATTCTTTCAAAAGTTTGAAGCAAAATTAGGTACAGATAATTGTGCGAGGCTTAAGGAAGAATATAAAAAGCAGGATATTGGATGCAGGGTTATGATTGAAACTGCTGCACAAATATTAGATGAAATTGTTATAAGAGAATTAAAAATTAATAATTGA
- the gap gene encoding type I glyceraldehyde-3-phosphate dehydrogenase — MCVKIAINGFGRIGRVVLRIAQDNLYEGAEIVAINARADVETLAHLFTYDSCYGTFKGKVETQGNSLIINGKEIKVFNEKEAKNLPWKELGVGLVIESTGIYTNGEQAMQHIEAGAKKVVITAPAKNEDITIVMGVNDEKYNPQKHHIISNASCTTNCLAPFTKVLDEQFGIVNGCMTTIHSYTNDQKILDKTHKDLRRARAAGESIIPTTTGAAKALAKVIPNLKGKINGSALRVPTAAVSITELICEMSKEVTVEQVNNAFQYASQHELKGILGYSEKPLVSIDYKGDDRSSIVDGLSTMVIGKNILKVLAWYDNEWGYSARTVDLVNLVASKIAIEKNMKKVG, encoded by the coding sequence ATGTGTGTAAAAATTGCTATAAACGGGTTTGGAAGAATAGGAAGGGTTGTATTAAGAATCGCACAAGATAATTTATATGAAGGAGCAGAAATAGTAGCTATAAATGCAAGAGCAGATGTAGAAACCCTTGCACACCTTTTTACCTATGATTCTTGTTATGGAACATTTAAAGGTAAAGTAGAAACGCAAGGTAACTCATTAATAATAAATGGTAAGGAAATTAAAGTGTTTAACGAAAAAGAAGCTAAAAATTTACCTTGGAAGGAACTAGGTGTAGGTCTTGTTATAGAATCAACAGGGATATATACAAATGGAGAACAGGCTATGCAACATATTGAAGCAGGGGCTAAAAAGGTAGTAATTACCGCACCAGCAAAAAATGAGGATATAACAATAGTTATGGGAGTTAATGACGAAAAGTATAACCCTCAAAAACACCATATTATTTCAAATGCTTCTTGTACTACCAATTGTCTTGCACCTTTTACTAAAGTATTAGATGAACAATTTGGTATAGTTAATGGATGTATGACAACGATACACTCCTATACTAATGATCAAAAAATATTAGACAAAACTCATAAAGATTTAAGACGTGCTAGAGCTGCGGGGGAGTCAATAATTCCTACAACTACTGGAGCTGCAAAAGCGCTTGCAAAGGTAATTCCAAATCTTAAAGGCAAAATCAATGGGTCAGCTTTAAGGGTACCTACCGCAGCAGTGTCTATAACAGAACTTATATGTGAAATGTCAAAAGAAGTAACTGTAGAACAAGTAAATAATGCATTCCAATATGCATCACAACATGAGCTTAAAGGCATATTAGGCTATTCAGAAAAACCATTAGTATCTATAGATTATAAGGGTGATGATAGATCATCTATAGTTGATGGACTTTCAACCATGGTTATAGGCAAAAATATTTTAAAGGTGCTAGCATGGTATGATAATGAATGGGGATATTCAGCTAGAACTGTAGATTTAGTAAATCTTGTAGCAAGTAAGATAGCAATTGAAAAGAATATGAAGAAGGTAGGATAG
- the groES gene encoding co-chaperone GroES yields MNIRPLSDRVLIKRLEAEETTKSGILLSGASKEKPQEAEVVAVGPGKVEDGKLIEMEVTVGDKILFSKYSGSEIKYDGIEYIILKQEEILAIIEK; encoded by the coding sequence ATGAACATTAGACCACTTAGTGATAGAGTATTAATTAAAAGATTAGAAGCAGAAGAAACTACAAAAAGTGGAATACTTCTTTCAGGAGCTTCAAAGGAAAAACCACAAGAAGCTGAGGTAGTTGCTGTAGGACCAGGAAAAGTTGAGGATGGTAAACTAATTGAGATGGAAGTTACAGTAGGGGATAAAATATTATTCTCTAAATACTCAGGAAGCGAAATAAAATATGATGGTATTGAATATATCATATTAAAACAAGAAGAAATACTAGCTATAATTGAAAAATAA
- a CDS encoding 3-hydroxybutyryl-CoA dehydrogenase encodes MEKIFVLGAGTMGAGIVQTFAAKGYEVIMRDIKDEFVDKGLAGIKKNLERLVSKEKMTVEKMEEILSRITGTTDMGLASDCDLVVEAAVENMEIKKQIFAELGTICKPETILASNTSSLSITEVGTATNRPDKVIGMHFFNPAPMMKLVEIIKGMATSTETFDAVKEVAIAIGKDPVQVEEAPGFVVNRILIPMVNEAVGILAEGIATAEDIDKAMMLGANHPMGPLALGDLIGLDVCLAIMDVLYKETGDSKYRAHSLLRKYVRGGFLGRKTKSGFFNYTR; translated from the coding sequence ATGGAAAAGATTTTTGTACTTGGAGCTGGAACTATGGGAGCAGGTATTGTTCAAACATTTGCAGCTAAGGGATATGAAGTAATAATGAGAGATATCAAAGATGAATTTGTAGATAAAGGACTTGCTGGAATCAAAAAGAATTTAGAAAGATTAGTTAGCAAGGAAAAAATGACAGTAGAAAAAATGGAAGAAATACTTTCAAGAATTACAGGAACTACTGATATGGGTTTAGCATCAGATTGTGATTTAGTAGTTGAAGCTGCTGTTGAAAACATGGAAATTAAGAAACAAATTTTCGCAGAGCTCGGTACAATCTGTAAACCAGAAACTATTTTAGCATCAAATACATCTTCACTTTCTATAACAGAAGTAGGAACTGCTACAAATAGACCTGACAAAGTTATAGGAATGCATTTCTTTAATCCAGCTCCAATGATGAAGCTTGTAGAAATAATTAAAGGAATGGCTACATCAACTGAAACTTTCGATGCAGTTAAAGAAGTAGCTATAGCTATTGGAAAAGACCCTGTACAAGTTGAAGAGGCACCAGGATTTGTGGTAAACAGAATACTAATACCAATGGTCAATGAAGCTGTAGGCATACTTGCAGAAGGTATTGCAACTGCAGAAGATATCGATAAAGCAATGATGCTAGGAGCTAATCACCCAATGGGACCATTAGCACTTGGAGACCTTATAGGACTTGACGTATGTCTTGCTATAATGGATGTTTTATATAAAGAAACTGGAGACTCTAAGTACAGGGCTCATAGCCTTTTAAGAAAATATGTTAGAGGTGGATTCTTAGGAAGAAAAACTAAAAGTGGATTCTTTAATTATACAAGATAA
- the gltA gene encoding NADPH-dependent glutamate synthase, translating into MDRMKRVPISEQDPKIRATNFEEVCLGYTEDEAVEEATRCLNCKNPKCVTKCPVAIDIPGFIQHVKNREFEEAVKVIAEYSALPAVCGRVCPQETQCESKCILGIKGEAVAIGKLERFVGDYSRVHNVDISQTKPKNGKKIAVIGSGPAGLTCAGELAKDGYDVTIFEALHEAGGVLVYGIPEFRLPKETVVKHEVENVKKLGVKIETNVIVGRTVTINQLMEEENFVAVFIGSGAGLPMFMGIPGENLNGVFSANEYLTRNNLMKAYKEGYQTPIRTGNKVAVVGGGNVAMDSVRTAVRLGAEGHIVYRRSESELPARAEEVHHAKEEGVIMDLLVNPVEILGDEKGNVIGMKCIRMELGEPDASGRRRPIEIKGSEFIIDVDTVIMSLGTSPNPLIASTTEGLEINKWKCIIAEDETGLTSKKNVYAGGDAVSGAATVILAMEAGKKAAKAINEMLTK; encoded by the coding sequence ATGGATAGAATGAAGAGGGTTCCAATATCTGAACAAGATCCAAAAATAAGAGCAACTAATTTTGAAGAAGTATGTCTAGGTTATACAGAAGATGAAGCAGTTGAAGAAGCTACAAGATGCTTAAACTGTAAAAATCCAAAGTGTGTTACTAAATGTCCTGTAGCAATAGATATTCCAGGGTTTATTCAGCATGTTAAGAATAGAGAATTTGAAGAAGCAGTTAAAGTAATAGCAGAATATAGTGCATTACCAGCTGTTTGTGGAAGAGTCTGTCCACAAGAAACCCAATGCGAAAGCAAATGTATACTTGGAATAAAGGGAGAAGCTGTAGCTATAGGTAAACTTGAAAGATTTGTAGGTGACTATTCAAGAGTACATAATGTTGATATTTCACAAACAAAACCTAAAAATGGTAAGAAGATTGCAGTAATAGGAAGCGGCCCTGCTGGACTTACTTGTGCAGGAGAGCTAGCTAAAGATGGATATGATGTAACTATTTTTGAAGCACTTCATGAAGCTGGGGGAGTTTTGGTTTATGGAATTCCAGAATTTAGATTGCCAAAAGAAACAGTTGTTAAACATGAAGTTGAAAATGTTAAAAAATTAGGAGTTAAAATAGAAACAAATGTTATTGTAGGAAGAACTGTAACAATAAATCAATTAATGGAAGAAGAAAATTTTGTGGCTGTATTTATTGGTTCAGGTGCAGGACTTCCAATGTTCATGGGAATACCCGGAGAAAATTTAAATGGAGTATTTTCTGCTAATGAATATTTGACTAGAAACAATTTGATGAAAGCATATAAAGAAGGCTATCAAACCCCTATTAGAACAGGCAACAAGGTTGCTGTTGTAGGTGGAGGTAATGTTGCAATGGACTCTGTACGTACAGCAGTAAGACTAGGTGCTGAGGGTCATATAGTATACAGAAGATCAGAATCAGAACTTCCAGCAAGAGCTGAAGAAGTGCATCATGCAAAAGAAGAAGGAGTTATAATGGATTTACTTGTGAATCCAGTTGAGATTCTAGGAGATGAAAAAGGAAATGTTATAGGCATGAAGTGTATAAGAATGGAACTTGGTGAGCCTGATGCTTCAGGTAGAAGAAGACCTATAGAAATTAAAGGTTCAGAGTTTATAATTGATGTAGATACAGTTATAATGTCTCTTGGAACATCACCAAATCCATTAATTGCATCAACCACAGAAGGCCTAGAAATTAACAAATGGAAGTGTATAATTGCAGAAGATGAAACTGGCTTAACTTCTAAAAAGAATGTATACGCCGGTGGAGATGCTGTTTCAGGAGCGGCTACAGTTATATTGGCCATGGAAGCAGGCAAAAAAGCTGCTAAAGCTATAAATGAAATGTTAACAAAATAA
- a CDS encoding electron transfer flavoprotein subunit beta/FixA family protein has translation MNIVVCLKQVPDTNEVKIDPKTGTLIREGVPSIINPDDKNALEEALRLKDSNGAHITVISMGPPQAEKALREALAMGADAAILVSDRAFAGADTLATSHALAATLRKLDYDIVFAGRQAIDGDTAQVGPEIAEHLGLPQITYVEKVEVIKGGLKVRKAWEDGYEDIEVKSPVLLTAIKELNQPRYMNIKNIFDMYQNKEVKVWNADNIDADKALLGLSGSPTKVKKSMTKEPKGNGELVKLPPKEAAQYVVSKLKENHFI, from the coding sequence ATGAATATAGTTGTATGTTTAAAACAAGTTCCAGATACAAATGAAGTTAAAATAGATCCAAAGACAGGAACCCTTATAAGAGAAGGAGTTCCATCCATTATAAATCCAGATGATAAAAATGCACTAGAAGAAGCATTAAGATTAAAAGATAGCAATGGTGCCCATATAACAGTTATAAGTATGGGACCACCACAAGCAGAAAAAGCACTAAGAGAAGCACTAGCTATGGGAGCGGACGCCGCAATATTAGTATCTGACAGAGCCTTTGCAGGAGCAGATACATTAGCTACATCTCATGCCCTGGCAGCAACTTTAAGAAAATTAGACTACGACATTGTTTTTGCAGGTAGACAAGCTATAGATGGAGATACAGCGCAAGTTGGTCCAGAAATAGCAGAACACTTAGGTCTTCCACAAATAACTTACGTTGAAAAAGTTGAAGTAATTAAGGGTGGATTAAAAGTTAGAAAAGCTTGGGAAGATGGATATGAAGACATAGAAGTAAAATCTCCAGTTCTTTTAACAGCTATAAAAGAATTAAATCAGCCAAGATATATGAACATAAAAAACATTTTTGATATGTACCAAAATAAAGAAGTTAAAGTTTGGAATGCAGACAATATTGATGCAGACAAAGCTCTTCTAGGTCTAAGCGGTTCACCAACAAAGGTTAAAAAGTCTATGACTAAAGAACCTAAAGGAAATGGAGAACTTGTAAAGTTACCACCTAAAGAAGCAGCTCAATATGTAGTTTCAAAATTAAAAGAAAACCACTTTATTTAA
- a CDS encoding sulfide/dihydroorotate dehydrogenase-like FAD/NAD-binding protein has product MYKIVEKRALAPQIFLMDIEAPRVAKSAKPGQFVIIKMDEKGERIPLTISDYDTERGTVTIVVQTIGCSTKEMENYEVGDSFLDFVGPLGQASELMSESIEELKNKKIIFIAGGLGTAPVYPQVKWLNEQGVKADVIIGAKAEEYVIMEKEMKSVAGNVYPCTDDGSYGFKGLVTNKLKELVQNEGKKYDLVIAIGPMIMMKFVCKLTEELGITTIVSMNPIMVDGTGMCGACRLTVDGETKFACVDGPEFDGHKVNFEEAMRRQTMYKTQEFSKNEGIKAGCGLGGAK; this is encoded by the coding sequence ATGTATAAAATCGTTGAGAAAAGAGCATTAGCACCTCAAATATTTTTAATGGATATTGAGGCGCCAAGAGTAGCTAAATCAGCTAAACCAGGTCAATTTGTAATTATCAAAATGGATGAAAAAGGTGAAAGAATACCACTCACAATTTCTGACTATGATACTGAAAGAGGAACGGTGACTATAGTAGTTCAAACAATAGGTTGTTCAACGAAAGAAATGGAAAACTATGAAGTTGGTGATTCATTTTTAGATTTTGTAGGACCACTTGGACAAGCATCAGAATTAATGAGTGAAAGCATTGAAGAGCTAAAAAACAAGAAAATCATTTTTATAGCAGGTGGACTTGGAACAGCTCCAGTATATCCTCAAGTTAAATGGTTAAATGAGCAAGGCGTAAAAGCAGATGTAATAATAGGTGCAAAGGCTGAAGAATATGTGATTATGGAAAAAGAAATGAAAAGTGTAGCAGGCAACGTTTATCCATGTACTGATGATGGTTCTTATGGATTCAAAGGACTTGTTACAAATAAATTAAAAGAATTAGTCCAAAATGAAGGAAAGAAATACGATTTAGTTATTGCTATTGGACCAATGATAATGATGAAATTTGTTTGCAAATTAACTGAAGAACTTGGAATAACAACTATTGTAAGTATGAATCCAATTATGGTAGATGGCACAGGTATGTGTGGAGCTTGTAGACTTACTGTAGATGGCGAGACTAAGTTTGCCTGTGTAGATGGACCAGAATTTGATGGCCATAAGGTTAATTTTGAAGAAGCAATGAGAAGACAAACAATGTACAAAACACAAGAATTTTCTAAAAATGAAGGTATTAAAGCAGGCTGTGGCCTGGGAGGTGCTAAATAA
- a CDS encoding TIGR01906 family membrane protein codes for MNIKTFLKFLLKTFFIFCFTFSFITLSVYFTLLFKPLYYSDINILNIEASTNINKEELKANYDYLITYLTNNKTEEFNLPTLPSSDHGKIHFKEVKVIFDKLKVMLLFSILVSIVGILINKRQKKIRYLLTSSIVLIVLPITLLIPFLINFDRSFTIFHQIFFNNDYWLFDIATDPIITILPQDFFFHCSLLIILSISIISIVLRCIYKSQYKKQHSL; via the coding sequence ATGAATATAAAAACTTTTCTTAAATTTTTGTTAAAAACCTTTTTTATTTTTTGTTTTACTTTTTCTTTTATAACCTTAAGTGTATATTTCACTTTGCTTTTTAAGCCATTATACTATTCAGATATTAATATTTTAAATATTGAAGCTTCCACCAATATTAATAAAGAGGAATTAAAGGCTAATTACGACTATTTGATTACATATTTAACCAATAATAAAACTGAAGAATTTAACCTCCCAACACTACCTTCATCTGATCATGGCAAAATTCATTTTAAAGAAGTTAAGGTAATATTTGATAAACTTAAGGTAATGCTACTTTTCTCAATATTAGTAAGTATTGTAGGTATCCTTATAAACAAAAGGCAGAAAAAAATAAGGTATTTGTTAACTAGCTCCATAGTTTTAATAGTACTTCCAATAACGTTACTTATACCTTTTTTAATTAATTTTGATAGAAGTTTCACTATTTTTCATCAAATATTTTTCAATAATGATTACTGGCTATTTGATATTGCCACTGACCCAATAATAACAATCCTTCCACAGGATTTTTTCTTTCATTGCTCACTACTTATAATTTTGTCCATTAGTATAATCAGCATAGTTTTAAGATGCATATATAAATCACAATACAAAAAACAGCATTCTTTATAA
- a CDS encoding TVP38/TMEM64 family protein — translation MKKIWEFITTRFSEYKQYVVLSVFLLFFIYVGYEYYFKYSYIFKNPNILKEVIRSYGNFSILVFILMQVMQVVVFFIPGEFIQVAGGYIFGAFLGGIISLMGITLGSIIVYFISNNYGRPFVEKIILNKKVKFFKKILSAGSKKNVVFIFFLIPGIPKDAITYICGVSDISFKDFFIYSTLGRVPGIFISSYFGQKIYTWDVTSLITIGITMTILSLLGIFKGNTIIKAMIKKKKTY, via the coding sequence ATGAAAAAAATATGGGAGTTCATCACAACAAGGTTCTCTGAATATAAACAATATGTAGTACTATCAGTTTTTTTGCTGTTTTTCATATATGTTGGATATGAATATTATTTCAAGTATTCATATATATTTAAAAACCCCAATATATTAAAAGAAGTCATTCGTTCTTATGGCAATTTCAGTATTTTAGTCTTCATTCTGATGCAGGTTATGCAAGTGGTCGTTTTTTTTATTCCAGGAGAATTTATACAAGTGGCTGGAGGGTATATTTTTGGCGCTTTTTTAGGGGGAATAATATCTTTGATGGGTATTACCTTAGGAAGTATAATAGTATATTTTATCTCTAATAACTATGGTAGGCCCTTTGTGGAAAAAATCATATTAAATAAGAAAGTGAAATTTTTCAAAAAGATATTAAGTGCAGGAAGTAAAAAAAATGTTGTATTCATATTTTTTTTGATACCAGGAATACCAAAAGATGCCATAACATATATATGTGGAGTATCAGATATTTCTTTTAAAGATTTCTTTATATATTCAACATTAGGTAGGGTTCCAGGTATTTTTATATCTTCTTACTTTGGCCAAAAAATATATACATGGGATGTTACAAGTCTAATAACTATAGGCATAACCATGACTATTTTATCCCTATTAGGAATATTCAAAGGGAATACAATAATCAAGGCTATGATTAAAAAGAAAAAGACTTATTAA